One stretch of Argiope bruennichi chromosome 3, qqArgBrue1.1, whole genome shotgun sequence DNA includes these proteins:
- the LOC129963337 gene encoding mediator of RNA polymerase II transcription subunit 21-like: MADRLTQLQDAVNAQAENICNSIGVLQQCATPSIFPEFDRVGPKPPPPPEDYCQIFANLICKTAKDIDVLIDSLPSEESYPELQEASIKNLNAENIEAARALEELVVKGECLLEQIRKVLSDIAQSEQEMQKISNFPEK; encoded by the coding sequence ATGGCTGATCGCTTAACTCAACTGCAAGATGCTGTGAATGCTCaagcagaaaatatttgcaacaGCATTGGAGTATTGCAGCAATGTGCAACACCTAGCATATTTCCTGAATTCGATCGAGTTGGCCCTAAACCACCACCACCGCCTGAAGATTATTGCCaaatttttgctaatttaatttgtaaaactgCCAAAGATATTGATGTTTTAATTGATAGTTTACCGAGTGAAGAATCTTATCCTGAACTTCAAGAAGCCAGTATTAAAAACTTGAATGCTGAGAATATAGAAGCTGCTCGGGCTTTGGAAGAGCTTGTTGTCAAAGGAGAGTGTTTACTCGAGCAAATACGTAAAGTTTTGAGCGATATAGCGCAGTCGGAgcaagaaatgcaaaaaattagtaattttccAGAGAAATGA